A single region of the Syntrophotaleaceae bacterium genome encodes:
- the pyrR gene encoding bifunctional pyr operon transcriptional regulator/uracil phosphoribosyltransferase PyrR: MTTRETILLDNQAIARALTRIAHEILEKNKGTEGMVLVGVRRGGDHLARCLQNRIREIEGVEVPMGSIDITMYRDDLGSRGKLPVGRTEIPFSLDDRHIVLVDDVLFTGRTIRAAMDALIDLGRPRSIQLAVLIDRGHRELPIRADFVGRNVPTSRSEKILVQFGEQQAPEEVRLVKP, from the coding sequence ATGACGACACGGGAAACCATCCTTCTGGACAATCAGGCAATCGCCCGGGCCTTGACCCGAATTGCCCATGAAATTCTTGAAAAGAACAAGGGAACAGAGGGCATGGTCCTGGTAGGGGTGCGCCGCGGTGGAGATCATCTGGCGCGCTGTCTGCAGAACCGGATCCGGGAAATTGAAGGGGTGGAGGTGCCGATGGGGTCCATTGACATCACCATGTACCGCGATGACCTCGGGTCGCGGGGAAAGCTCCCCGTCGGCAGGACCGAAATCCCCTTTTCCCTGGATGACCGGCATATCGTGCTGGTGGACGACGTACTGTTTACCGGGCGCACCATTCGGGCGGCTATGGACGCCCTGATCGATCTCGGCAGGCCGCGGTCCATCCAACTTGCGGTCCTGATCGACCGGGGCCACCGCGAACTGCCGATCAGGGCCGATTTTGTGGGCCGCAACGTGCCAACCTCGCGCAGTGAAAAGATTCTGGTTCAGTTCGGGGAACAGCAGGCGCCCGAGGAGGTGCGCCTGGTCAAACCCTGA
- a CDS encoding aspartate carbamoyltransferase catalytic subunit: protein MSFRHKHILGIEPMSAEDITQILDTADSFKEISTREIKKVPTLRGKTIINIFFEASTRTRTSFEIAGKRLSADTVNISASTSAVVKGETLEDTARNLEAMHPDIIVMRHGHSGAPHYLAERCGFSVVNAGDGAHEHPSQALLDLMTIREKKGRIEGLTVAIVGDITHSRVARSNLYALKKMGAQVRLAGPGTMLPPGIERLGAQTFNRIEPAIEGADVVMMLRIQQERQGKTLLPSTREYSRFFGLNREKLKLAAQDAIVMHPGPMNRGVEIASDVADGSQNVILDQVENGVAVRMALLYLISGGEHPAE from the coding sequence ATGTCTTTCCGACATAAACACATTCTGGGTATCGAACCGATGTCCGCCGAAGACATCACCCAGATTCTCGATACCGCAGACAGCTTCAAGGAGATCAGCACACGGGAGATCAAAAAGGTGCCGACTCTGCGAGGGAAAACCATCATCAACATTTTTTTCGAAGCGAGTACCCGCACCCGCACCTCCTTTGAAATTGCCGGCAAACGCCTCTCTGCCGACACGGTCAACATCAGTGCGTCGACCTCCGCCGTGGTGAAGGGGGAAACCCTTGAGGATACCGCCCGAAACCTGGAGGCCATGCATCCCGACATCATTGTCATGCGGCACGGGCACTCCGGCGCTCCCCACTACCTGGCGGAGCGCTGCGGGTTCTCCGTGGTCAATGCCGGGGATGGCGCCCATGAGCATCCCAGCCAAGCCCTGCTCGACCTGATGACGATCCGGGAGAAAAAAGGGCGGATCGAAGGGCTGACGGTCGCCATTGTTGGCGACATTACCCACAGCCGGGTGGCCAGATCCAACCTGTACGCCCTGAAGAAAATGGGCGCCCAAGTGCGCCTGGCCGGTCCGGGAACCATGCTGCCGCCTGGAATCGAAAGACTCGGCGCCCAGACCTTCAATCGCATCGAGCCGGCCATTGAGGGCGCTGACGTGGTGATGATGCTGCGCATCCAGCAGGAGCGCCAGGGCAAGACCCTGCTCCCCTCGACCCGCGAGTACAGCCGGTTCTTCGGTCTGAACCGGGAGAAACTGAAACTGGCCGCGCAGGATGCGATCGTCATGCATCCCGGTCCCATGAACCGGGGCGTGGAGATCGCTTCGGATGTGGCCGACGGCTCTCAGAACGTCATTCTCGACCAGGTTGAAAACGGCGTGGCGGTACGGATGGCCCTGCTGTATCTCATTTCGGGCGGCGAGCATCCCGCCGAATAA
- the lepA gene encoding translation elongation factor 4 produces the protein MDQSLIRNFSIIAHIDHGKSTLADRLLEATGALTEREKTNQFLDKLDLERERGITIKAQAVRLNYRARDGRTYVLNLIDTPGHVDFTYEVSRSLSACEGGLLVVDASQGVEAQTLANVYLAIDQNLEVFPVLNKIDLPGADPARIKEEIEEIIGLDASDAVEASAKEGIGIEEILEAIVQKIPPPKGDAEAPLQALIFDSWYDSYQGVIVLVRIKQGTLQKGDKIKLMASGRSYEILKLGVFSPHPVEMTSLAAGEVGFVIAGIKIVQDAKVGDTLTHFHRPASAPLPGFKEVKPMVFSGLYPIDTGEYDSLRDAMEKLRLNDSSFSFEPENSLALGFGFRCGFLGLLHMEIIQERLEREFNVDLITTAPTVRYQVTTVQGEELVVDSANKLPDVQYIDQIREPYILGSIHVPNEYVGAVLALCEEKRGVQREIKYLTANRVMVVYELPLSEIVLDFYDRLKSISRGYASLDYEFLDYRPSDLVRLNILVNGDPVDALSLIVHRDKAQFRGRELVAKMKEFIPRQQYEVAIQAAIGSKVLARVNVKALRKDVTAKCYGGDITRKRKLLEKQKEGKKRMKQVGNIELPQEAFLAILKVKEK, from the coding sequence ATGGATCAGAGCCTGATACGCAACTTCTCCATCATTGCCCATATAGATCATGGCAAATCGACCCTCGCCGATCGCCTGCTGGAGGCGACGGGAGCCCTCACGGAAAGGGAGAAAACCAACCAGTTCCTCGACAAGCTCGATCTGGAACGGGAAAGGGGCATTACCATCAAGGCCCAGGCCGTGCGTCTCAATTACCGGGCCCGGGACGGCCGAACCTACGTTCTCAATCTGATCGACACCCCCGGGCATGTCGATTTCACCTATGAAGTGAGCCGATCCCTGTCCGCCTGTGAAGGGGGGCTGCTGGTGGTCGATGCGTCCCAGGGGGTGGAGGCCCAGACTCTGGCCAACGTCTATCTGGCTATCGACCAGAACCTGGAAGTCTTTCCCGTACTGAATAAAATCGATCTCCCCGGAGCGGACCCCGCCCGGATCAAGGAGGAAATCGAGGAAATCATCGGCCTCGACGCCTCCGATGCGGTGGAGGCCAGCGCCAAGGAGGGGATCGGCATCGAGGAGATCCTCGAAGCGATCGTTCAGAAGATACCGCCTCCCAAAGGCGATGCCGAAGCGCCCCTGCAGGCGCTTATTTTTGACTCCTGGTACGATTCCTATCAGGGAGTCATCGTGCTGGTACGGATCAAGCAAGGGACCCTGCAGAAGGGGGACAAAATCAAACTGATGGCCAGCGGCAGGAGTTACGAAATCCTCAAGCTCGGCGTCTTTTCCCCCCATCCGGTGGAGATGACCTCCCTGGCCGCCGGCGAGGTCGGTTTTGTCATCGCCGGCATCAAGATCGTGCAGGACGCCAAGGTCGGGGATACCCTGACTCATTTTCATCGGCCGGCGAGCGCACCCCTGCCGGGTTTCAAGGAAGTCAAGCCGATGGTCTTCTCCGGGCTTTACCCCATCGACACCGGGGAGTATGATTCCCTGCGCGATGCCATGGAGAAGCTGCGCCTGAACGATTCCTCCTTTTCCTTCGAGCCGGAGAACTCTCTGGCCCTCGGCTTCGGATTCCGTTGCGGTTTTCTGGGGTTGTTGCACATGGAGATCATCCAGGAGCGTCTGGAAAGGGAGTTCAACGTCGATCTCATCACCACCGCGCCAACGGTACGCTACCAGGTCACAACGGTGCAGGGGGAGGAACTGGTGGTGGACAGTGCCAACAAGCTGCCGGATGTTCAGTACATCGACCAGATCCGTGAACCCTACATCCTGGGATCGATCCATGTGCCGAACGAATATGTTGGCGCGGTTCTGGCCCTGTGCGAAGAAAAACGGGGCGTTCAGCGGGAAATCAAGTATCTGACGGCCAACCGGGTCATGGTCGTTTACGAGCTTCCCCTGAGCGAAATCGTGCTTGATTTCTACGATCGCCTCAAGTCGATCAGCCGCGGCTACGCGTCCCTCGACTACGAATTCCTCGACTACCGCCCCAGCGATCTGGTGCGGTTGAACATCCTTGTCAACGGGGATCCGGTCGACGCCCTGTCCCTCATTGTCCATCGGGACAAGGCCCAGTTTCGCGGACGCGAACTGGTGGCCAAGATGAAGGAGTTCATTCCCAGACAGCAATATGAAGTGGCGATCCAGGCGGCCATCGGCAGCAAGGTGCTGGCCCGTGTCAACGTCAAGGCACTGCGCAAGGACGTCACCGCCAAGTGCTATGGCGGCGACATAACGCGCAAGCGGAAGCTTCTGGAAAAACAGAAGGAAGGTAAAAAACGGATGAAACAGGTCGGCAACATCGAATTGCCTCAGGAGGCTTTCCTGGCAATCCTTAAAGTGAAAGAGAAATGA
- a CDS encoding TM2 domain-containing protein has product MTNIIDTHSKLFGYLLWLFGFTGSHRFYYGRPISGTIYFFTLGLLFIGWIIDLFLIPSMDRQADLEFVPGHLDYNIAWLLLVFLGVFGVHRLYMRKWITGILYLLTGGFFLLGVLYDFWTLNDQLSKINRSAV; this is encoded by the coding sequence ATGACCAACATCATCGACACTCACAGCAAATTGTTCGGTTATCTTCTCTGGCTGTTCGGCTTCACCGGATCGCACCGGTTTTACTATGGCCGGCCGATTTCCGGAACCATCTATTTCTTCACCCTGGGACTCCTCTTCATCGGCTGGATCATCGACCTCTTTCTGATCCCGTCCATGGATCGGCAGGCCGATCTGGAATTCGTCCCGGGACACCTCGATTATAATATCGCCTGGCTGCTTCTTGTCTTTCTCGGCGTCTTCGGCGTCCACCGTTTGTATATGAGGAAGTGGATCACCGGGATTCTTTATCTGTTGACGGGCGGATTTTTTCTGCTGGGGGTTCTCTACGATTTCTGGACCCTGAATGATCAACTGTCCAAAATCAACCGTTCCGCGGTTTAG
- a CDS encoding PaaI family thioesterase — translation MEVLKSEGCFVCGLDNPSGLKARFTTDRENNRSSCRLILDARFQGWADVVHGGVISALLDEACIYAGLGLGRQLVTAELSVRFRKPLPVDREVLVSGEVLEIRRKVLRVKAWLSLDDEVHAEAESRVFVLD, via the coding sequence GTGGAGGTCCTCAAAAGTGAAGGCTGTTTTGTCTGCGGATTGGACAATCCGTCCGGTCTGAAAGCCCGTTTTACCACCGACCGGGAAAACAATCGCTCCAGCTGCCGTTTGATCCTCGATGCCCGGTTCCAGGGTTGGGCAGACGTGGTGCATGGAGGAGTGATTTCCGCCCTGTTGGACGAAGCCTGCATCTATGCCGGGCTGGGGCTGGGGCGGCAACTGGTGACGGCCGAGCTTTCCGTTCGGTTCCGGAAACCGCTGCCTGTGGACAGGGAAGTCCTGGTTTCGGGAGAAGTCTTGGAAATCCGTCGCAAGGTTCTGCGGGTCAAGGCCTGGCTTTCCCTGGACGATGAGGTCCACGCCGAAGCGGAATCGCGGGTTTTCGTGCTTGATTAA
- a CDS encoding AMP-binding protein — MSTIDLLISDSSRKFSAKAAVRQKVAGLWRETLYRDLWRDVERVAAGLQTWGLRHGDRVALLGPNSPRWMSSYLGILHAGGIVVPVDKELKSGELRHVLEDCGSCILFTERAYLDGVAEIGRELPDLKKIVLLDGSSDLNALQTLSETIALMVDEWQQLAEKFHIPPDERSRMEALGRQLEGLLRQNSQAETAEVQERGLFAKEALRFRKFCQDHGLCSFDEFVVADTPPRPSGRNSEDTAVILYTSGTTGRSKGAMLSHANIISNIRNSIPRLDVDHTMHTLSFLPINHVFEQVAGMLIPLSLGGTISIAESIKKIGQNLVEEKPSIFLGVPAVFRLLLNRIMKNINDKALSRVLFANPITRPLVSAKVKKNLGGNVTFISGGAALDPEIAIGLEKLGFTIYQGYGITETSPVISVECPNEKKIGSVGRPIPGVEVRIDSPNEEGVGEILVRGPNVMQGYYNRPEETAEVLRGGWYHTGDLGKLDEEGFLTICGRVKNLIVTPSGKNIYPEEVENELLKSPFIAEVMVYGHKLDASEEEVHAQVYPDHEAIDRHVREQGIPPLNEAGLKELIRREIVAGGQRLADYKRVKRFTLRDDEFPKTTTRKIKRFVVEADISATE; from the coding sequence GTGAGTACCATCGATCTACTGATCAGCGACAGCAGTCGCAAGTTTTCTGCCAAGGCCGCGGTGCGGCAAAAAGTCGCCGGTCTGTGGCGGGAAACACTGTACCGGGATTTGTGGCGCGACGTCGAGAGGGTCGCGGCAGGTCTGCAGACCTGGGGGCTGCGGCACGGTGATCGCGTCGCGCTGCTCGGTCCCAATTCCCCCCGCTGGATGAGTTCCTATCTTGGCATCCTCCACGCCGGCGGTATCGTCGTGCCCGTAGACAAGGAATTGAAAAGCGGTGAACTCCGTCATGTTCTCGAAGATTGCGGCAGCTGCATCCTGTTTACCGAAAGAGCTTACCTTGATGGTGTGGCCGAAATCGGCAGAGAACTGCCGGATCTGAAAAAAATCGTCCTCCTTGATGGTTCCTCGGACCTGAACGCCCTGCAGACGCTGTCTGAGACGATTGCCTTGATGGTTGACGAGTGGCAGCAACTGGCTGAGAAGTTCCATATCCCTCCTGATGAAAGATCCCGCATGGAAGCCCTTGGCCGTCAACTGGAAGGACTTTTGCGGCAAAATTCTCAAGCGGAAACCGCCGAGGTGCAGGAACGTGGCCTGTTTGCCAAGGAGGCGCTGCGGTTTCGAAAATTCTGCCAGGATCATGGTCTTTGCAGCTTCGATGAATTTGTCGTCGCCGATACCCCTCCCCGCCCCTCGGGCAGAAACAGCGAGGATACGGCCGTCATTCTCTATACCTCGGGCACGACCGGACGCTCCAAGGGAGCCATGCTCAGCCACGCCAACATTATCAGCAACATCAGGAATTCCATTCCACGGCTGGACGTCGATCACACCATGCATACCCTCTCCTTTCTGCCCATCAACCATGTCTTCGAACAGGTTGCCGGAATGCTGATCCCCCTGTCTCTCGGCGGGACGATTTCCATCGCCGAATCGATCAAGAAGATCGGCCAGAATCTCGTTGAGGAAAAACCCTCTATTTTCCTTGGTGTCCCGGCTGTTTTCCGGCTGCTGCTGAACCGCATCATGAAAAATATCAACGACAAGGCCCTTTCGAGGGTTTTATTCGCCAATCCGATCACCCGCCCGCTGGTCAGCGCCAAGGTCAAAAAGAATCTGGGCGGCAATGTGACCTTCATCAGCGGCGGTGCTGCCCTCGACCCTGAAATCGCGATCGGCCTGGAAAAACTCGGTTTCACGATCTACCAGGGATACGGCATTACCGAAACCTCTCCCGTCATTTCCGTGGAATGTCCGAACGAAAAAAAAATCGGAAGCGTCGGTCGCCCCATCCCCGGTGTGGAGGTCCGCATCGATAGTCCAAACGAGGAGGGTGTGGGGGAAATCCTGGTTCGTGGTCCCAACGTCATGCAGGGGTACTACAATCGTCCTGAGGAAACCGCGGAGGTTCTCCGAGGCGGCTGGTATCATACGGGGGATCTCGGGAAATTGGACGAGGAAGGCTTTTTGACCATTTGCGGCCGGGTTAAAAACCTGATCGTCACCCCGTCGGGCAAGAATATATACCCTGAAGAGGTGGAAAACGAGCTGTTGAAAAGCCCCTTTATCGCCGAGGTCATGGTCTACGGCCACAAGTTGGACGCCAGCGAGGAGGAGGTGCATGCCCAGGTCTATCCTGACCATGAAGCCATTGACCGGCATGTGAGGGAACAGGGGATTCCGCCCCTGAATGAGGCCGGCCTCAAGGAACTGATTCGTCGGGAGATCGTGGCGGGCGGACAGCGATTGGCGGACTACAAGCGGGTGAAGCGTTTCACTTTGCGGGATGACGAGTTCCCGAAAACGACTACCCGAAAAATCAAACGATTTGTGGTCGAGGCGGACATTTCAGCCACCGAATGA
- the carA gene encoding glutamine-hydrolyzing carbamoyl-phosphate synthase small subunit: MKAILALADGRVFYGKALGARGETTGEVVFNTSMTGYQEILTDPSYCGEIVTMTYPQIGNYGINPEDVESGKPHLAGFVVKEACEYPSNWRSRKSLGAYLEENGIVGIQGIDTRALVRHIRDNGAQTGIISSIDLDPESLIAKARRAPSIVGRDLVREVTCKEPYEWHEGLWDLEKGYAQADGQERFKVVAYDFGIKRNILRNLTASGCQVTVVPADFPAEKVLGMKPDGVFLSNGPGDPEPIIYAQENIRQLLGKVPVFGICLGHQLLALALGGQTYKLKFGHRGGNQPVMREESRQVEITSQNHGFAVAGDSLKDEAVLTHMNLNDNTIEGLEHCRLPAFSVQYHPEASPGPHDARYLFQRFIAMMEKEQ; encoded by the coding sequence ATGAAAGCGATTCTGGCCCTTGCCGACGGCAGGGTTTTTTACGGCAAGGCCCTGGGTGCCCGGGGCGAAACCACCGGGGAGGTGGTTTTCAATACCAGCATGACCGGATACCAGGAAATTCTCACCGACCCCTCCTACTGCGGGGAAATCGTGACCATGACCTATCCGCAGATCGGCAACTACGGCATCAACCCCGAGGATGTGGAATCGGGCAAACCCCATCTTGCCGGTTTCGTGGTCAAGGAAGCCTGCGAATACCCCAGCAACTGGCGCTCCCGCAAGTCCCTGGGCGCCTATCTGGAAGAAAACGGCATTGTCGGCATCCAGGGGATCGACACCCGGGCCCTGGTGCGCCATATTCGTGACAATGGAGCACAGACCGGGATCATTTCCTCCATCGATCTCGATCCGGAAAGCCTGATCGCCAAGGCTCGCCGTGCTCCCTCCATCGTCGGGCGGGACCTGGTTCGGGAAGTGACCTGCAAAGAGCCTTACGAATGGCACGAAGGTCTCTGGGATCTTGAAAAGGGCTATGCTCAGGCCGACGGCCAGGAGCGTTTCAAGGTGGTTGCCTACGACTTCGGCATCAAGCGAAACATTCTGCGCAATCTGACCGCCTCGGGCTGCCAGGTTACGGTGGTTCCCGCCGATTTCCCTGCGGAAAAAGTGCTGGGAATGAAACCCGACGGTGTCTTCCTCAGTAACGGACCCGGCGACCCCGAACCGATCATCTATGCCCAGGAGAACATACGCCAGTTGCTGGGAAAAGTGCCTGTTTTCGGGATCTGTCTGGGGCATCAGCTCCTGGCTCTGGCTCTCGGCGGCCAGACCTACAAACTCAAGTTCGGTCACCGGGGCGGCAACCAGCCGGTCATGCGGGAAGAGAGCCGGCAGGTGGAAATCACCTCCCAGAATCACGGTTTTGCCGTCGCCGGCGACTCCCTCAAGGACGAGGCGGTGCTGACCCACATGAACCTCAACGACAACACCATCGAAGGTCTTGAGCATTGCCGGTTGCCGGCTTTTTCCGTCCAGTACCACCCGGAAGCTTCTCCCGGTCCGCACGACGCCCGGTATCTTTTCCAGCGTTTCATTGCGATGATGGAAAAAGAGCAGTAG
- a CDS encoding dihydroorotase has translation MKILIKNGRLLDPAHGVDDKLDLLVQDGKIAGIGQGIEAPDAELVEAADSLVVPGLIDIHVHLREPGQEYKEDIYSGTRAAAAGGFTSVACMPNTSPVNDNKAVTRLILERAAEAGFANVYPVGTITRGLQGETLAEMGELREAGCVAISDDGRPVASGEIMRRAMEYSRSFDLPVISHAEDLSIVAGGVMNEGFVSTELGLKGIPWVAEDAMVARDVMLAEFTGARLHVAHVSTRGAVEIIRAAKKRGVKVTGEATPHHFTLTEEAVRGYDTNAKMNPPLRTADDVAAIREGLADGTLGVIATDHAPHHIDEKNVEFNIALNGIVGLESALALTLRLVQEGVLTLPRAISCLTCGPARALNIPRGTLEVGRAADITVIDPEHKWTFRAADMVSKSRNTPFDGWKFAGAATMTICGGRVVYRRTV, from the coding sequence ATGAAAATACTAATCAAAAACGGCAGACTTCTGGACCCTGCCCATGGTGTCGATGACAAACTCGATCTGCTTGTTCAGGACGGAAAAATTGCCGGAATCGGCCAGGGAATTGAAGCGCCCGATGCTGAACTCGTGGAGGCTGCCGATTCCCTGGTCGTGCCCGGACTGATCGATATTCACGTTCATCTGCGGGAGCCGGGGCAGGAGTACAAGGAGGACATATACTCCGGGACCCGGGCCGCTGCGGCGGGAGGCTTCACCTCGGTAGCCTGCATGCCGAACACCTCGCCGGTGAATGACAACAAGGCGGTGACTCGGTTGATTCTGGAAAGAGCCGCCGAAGCGGGTTTTGCCAACGTCTATCCCGTTGGCACCATTACCCGCGGCCTGCAGGGGGAAACTCTGGCTGAAATGGGCGAGCTGCGGGAAGCCGGCTGCGTGGCCATTTCCGACGACGGCCGTCCCGTGGCCAGCGGCGAGATCATGCGCCGTGCCATGGAATATTCCCGATCCTTCGATCTGCCGGTCATCAGCCACGCCGAGGATCTCTCCATCGTCGCCGGCGGTGTCATGAACGAAGGGTTCGTGTCAACCGAACTGGGACTTAAGGGGATACCCTGGGTTGCCGAGGACGCCATGGTGGCCCGGGACGTCATGCTGGCCGAATTTACCGGGGCCCGTCTGCATGTCGCCCATGTCTCCACCCGGGGGGCGGTCGAAATCATTCGCGCGGCAAAAAAAAGGGGTGTAAAGGTGACGGGGGAAGCGACCCCTCATCATTTTACACTGACGGAGGAGGCCGTGCGGGGATACGACACCAACGCCAAGATGAATCCGCCCCTGCGAACGGCCGACGATGTCGCCGCCATCAGGGAAGGGCTGGCGGATGGCACTCTCGGGGTTATCGCCACCGATCATGCGCCCCACCATATCGACGAGAAGAATGTCGAGTTCAACATTGCCCTGAACGGCATTGTCGGGCTCGAATCTGCCCTGGCCCTGACTTTGCGTCTGGTCCAGGAGGGGGTCCTGACCTTGCCCCGGGCCATCTCCTGCCTGACCTGCGGACCGGCACGAGCCCTGAACATCCCTCGGGGTACCCTGGAAGTGGGCAGGGCGGCTGACATAACGGTGATCGATCCGGAGCATAAATGGACCTTCCGGGCTGCAGACATGGTCTCCAAAAGCCGCAACACCCCCTTCGACGGCTGGAAGTTTGCAGGGGCTGCAACCATGACGATCTGCGGCGGCCGGGTGGTTTACCGCCGGACGGTGTAA
- the lepB gene encoding signal peptidase I: MLFKSKNRNKPWYREYGEALLFALILALIIRTFVVQAFKIPSGSMEDTLLVGDHLLVNKFIYGIQVPFADDKILSLRDPERGDIIVFEYPEDREKPFFQRRDFIKRVVGVPGDVVQITNKQVYLNGQLFNLEQAVHKEDNVFPAHFSPRDNMPPVLVPPGKYFVMGDNRDRSHDSRFWGFVDDDEIKGLAFIKYWSWNGENHRPRWSRIGKLIH, from the coding sequence ATGCTCTTCAAATCCAAAAACCGCAACAAACCCTGGTACCGGGAATACGGTGAAGCACTCCTCTTCGCCCTGATTCTGGCCCTGATCATCCGCACCTTTGTGGTTCAGGCCTTCAAGATTCCGTCCGGGTCGATGGAAGACACCCTGCTCGTCGGAGATCATCTGCTGGTCAACAAGTTTATCTACGGCATCCAGGTGCCGTTTGCCGATGACAAAATTCTCTCCCTGCGGGACCCGGAGAGAGGCGACATCATTGTCTTTGAATATCCCGAGGATCGGGAAAAGCCCTTTTTCCAGAGAAGGGATTTCATCAAGCGGGTGGTAGGTGTTCCCGGTGACGTGGTCCAGATAACCAACAAGCAGGTCTATCTGAACGGTCAGCTTTTCAATCTGGAACAGGCGGTTCACAAGGAGGATAATGTTTTTCCGGCGCATTTTTCGCCCCGGGACAACATGCCTCCCGTTCTGGTGCCGCCAGGTAAATATTTTGTCATGGGCGACAATCGGGACCGTTCCCACGACAGCCGGTTCTGGGGCTTTGTCGACGACGACGAAATCAAGGGTCTCGCGTTCATCAAATACTGGTCCTGGAACGGTGAAAACCATCGCCCGCGCTGGAGCCGGATCGGAAAACTGATCCATTAG